From Bicyclus anynana chromosome 18, ilBicAnyn1.1, whole genome shotgun sequence, a single genomic window includes:
- the LOC112058106 gene encoding uncharacterized protein LOC112058106, with translation MKSTNMDTCSDRLSPSSDLTSESETSLPSFTYEQQNGNFYQTEINEKQYYSCNKQKTPRSDDRKEVYLQESNKNSFENYLCPRSKKYLNFELKLPPINDANFFSQIVNEDRTRPYINDVPKSWVQNENNPNLVEIEINNQLENVNERARQSYFADDNNSRRFINFNSEQVICVCEALLQKADIEKLADFLWRLPDSELLRPIETLLRARALVAYHHGIYRELYAILETHKFSIDYHKELQILWMDAHYKEAEKVRGRALGAVDKYRLRKKYPLPKTIWDGEETVYCFKEKSRTALRDCYYRNRYPNPDEKRALARKTGLTLTQVSNWFKNRRQRDRTPQQHNSRPEMLVPAQYVGSQSGLAQSFIPNAYYKLQDGHYLHGNAP, from the exons ATGAAATCCACCAACATGGACACTTGCTCCGACCGTCTAAGTCCATCCAGTGACCTGACAAGCGAATCCGAAACTTCACTCCCGTCGTTCACGTATGAACAGCAAAACGGCAACTTTTACCAAACGGAAATAAacgaaaaacaatattattcgtgcaacaaacaaaaaacaccaAGGAGCGATGACAGAAAAGAGGTTTACCTACAGGAGAGTAATAAAAACTCTTTCGAAAATTATCTATGCCCGAGAAGCAAGaaatatttgaatttcgaattgaAATTACCGCCGATCAACGACGCGAACTTTTTCTCGCAAATTGTGAACGAAGACAGAACGCGCCCTTACATTAATGACGTGCCAAAGAGTTGGGTACAAAATGAAAACAATCCGAATTTAGTTGAGATAGAAATAAACAATCAGCTTGAAAATGTGAACGAGAGAGCGAGACAGTCGTATTTCGCTGATGATAATAATTCAAGGAGGTTTATAAACTTCAATTCGGAACAGGTGATTTGTGTGTGCGAGGCTTTATTGCAGAAGGCGGATATTGAGAAGTTGGCAGATTTTTTGTGGAGGCTGCCTGATAGCGAGTTACTTAGACCAATTGAAACTCTACTGAG gGCTCGTGCATTGGTCGCTTACCACCACGGCATCTATCGAGAACTCTACGCCATATTGGAAACTCACAAATTCTCTATTGACTACCACAAAGAGTTGCAGATTCTATGGATGGACGCGCATTACAAAGAAGCTGAAAAAGTCAGAGGAAGAGCTTTAG GAGCAGTAGACAAATACAGACTCAGGAAAAAGTACCCCTTGCCAAAGACAATCTGGGACGGCGAAGAGACGGTGTATTGTTTCAAGGAGAAGAGCAGGACTGCTCTCCGAGACTGCTATTATAGGAATAG GTACCCCAACCCTGATGAAAAGCGCGCTCTGGCGAGGAAGACAGGCCTCACCCTCACGCAGGTCTCCAACTGGTTCAAGAACCGCCGCCAGAGGGACCGCACTCCGCAGCAACACAACAGTAGACC gGAAATGTTGGTACCCGCACAATATGTTGGCTCTCAAAGTGGATTAGCCCAGTCTTTTATACCCAACGCGTATTATAAACTACAGGATGGACATTATTTGCATGGAAATGCACCTTAA
- the LOC112058119 gene encoding beclin-1-like protein has translation MSDTKSFVSFSCQRCLQPLKLDESLNNLGEHTIADLTLQIRRNNEADLDLQSSSLEHYVPPFRMSESGNGANGFMVISDGWETTSLGHQLHVKATLFDLLSNNSDVDHPLCDECTDTLLELMDNQLRLTEAEWKDYTDYLKKLEDDKEDLNLDGLEKELEDWKQEQNRLLQELSALQKEEKAMKDEIIVQEKEKERLEVEQDIYWKEYTRYRKDLMTTEDQMKFYECQLSYTQVQLEKLKKTNIFKATFHISDSGQFGIINNFRLGRLPTAPVDWSEINAAWGQTVLLLSSLARKINFRFQRYRLVPYGNHSYIEILEDQKVLPLYGSSGFRFLWDTKFDAAMVAFLDCLQQFKEQVEKGNTGFCLPYRIDTDKWKIEDTASPPHAYSIKIQFNSEEQWTKALKYMLTNLKWALTWISSQFSEDKIEG, from the coding sequence ATGAGTGATACGAAATCTTTCGTCAGCTTTTCTTGCCAACGATGTCTACAGCCTTTGAAGCTGGACGAGTCTTTGAACAACCTGGGTGAGCACACTATTGCTGATTTAACACTTCAAATACGTAGAAACAATGAGGCAGATCTGGATTTGCAGTCGTCAAGTTTAGAACATTACGTACCACCTTTTCGTATGTCAGAATCTGGAAACGGAGCTAATGGCTTCATGGTAATCTCTGATGGGTGGGAAACAACATCTTTGGGCCACCAGTTGCATGTAAAAGCtactttatttgatttattatcaAACAACTCTGATGTAGACCATCCATTATGTGATGAGTGTACCGATACACTGCTAGAGTTGATGGACAACCAGTTACGGCTAACAGAAGCTGAGTGGAAGGACTACactgattatttaaaaaaattggaaGACGATAAAGAAGATTTAAACTTAGATGGGCTTGAAAAAGAACTTGAAGATTGGAAACAAGAGCAAAACAGGCTTTTGCAAGAGTTGTCAGCGTTACAGAAGGAAGAGAAGGCTATGAAAGATGAGATTATAGTGCAAGAGAAGGAAAAGGAAAGATTGGAAGTGGAACAGGACATTTATTGGAAGGAATACACAAGATATCGTAAAGATTTGATGACAACAGAGGACCAAATGAAGTTCTATGAATGTCAACTGTCATATACGCAGGTGCAATTGGAGAAACTGAAGAAAACAAATATATTCAAAGCAACATTCCATATATCAGATTCAGGTCAATTTggtattataaataactttagaCTTGGTCGATTACCGACTGCTCCTGTGGATTGGTCAGAGATTAATGCAGCTTGGGGGCAGACTGTTCTACTGCTGTCTTCCTTGGCACGGAAAATCAATTTTCGTTTCCAACGCTACCGTCTAGTCCCATATGGTAATCATTCTTATATAGAGATATTAGAGGATCAGAAAGTTCTACCTCTGTATGGATCGTCAGGATTTCGTTTTCTGTGGGATACAAAGTTTGATGCTGCGATGGTGGCTTTCTTGGATTGCTTGCAACAGTTTAAGGAACAGGTTGAAAAAGGGAACACAGGATTTTGCTTGCCGTATCGAATAGACACAGATAAATGGAAAATTGAAGATACAGCATCCCCGCCTCATGCATATTCCATCAAGATACAATTTAATTCAGAGGAACAGTGGACTAAGGCACTAAAGTACATGCTCACTAACCTAAAATGGGCACTAACTTGGATCTCTTCCCAATTTAGCGAAGACAAGATAGAGGGTTGA